TTCACTCTTAGTTAGCTACACATTAAAAACGTATGTGGAATTTAACCTGTTCGTCTTCTTGCATCGAAGCAGCCAGCGGTAACCCATCCGCCAACCGCGCGATCATAGTAAGGAGCACCATGTTTAAGCAGTAATATTGTGTTGTTCTCCGCCACCGGTGCCAGCTACAGCAATGCAGCTGAAGGTAACTGTCAGACAGGAGAATGACGACTGACAACACAACAGTACTGACGACGCGCTGAGCTGGCCGGAAGCGCCTGTTCTTGCGGTGCGTCGCTCAAATGTGTCCGTTAGCATACTTGCTACTTGGTTCTGTCCATTTTTCTTTTCCACACACATCAATTACTTTAGAGAAGCTACACCAATTGGCCTAACATTACAAATATTCTTCATGGACgaaactttttttccacacacacagtgaaaggataGGAGAGAAGagtaggagaacagagaagcctaaaacagagtagagtaaagcagagcagagtacgaTAGAGTACATATATAGTAGAGTCCTCAAAAAATATAGTTAGAACCTTTCGAATTTTTTTCCCCAAATTTTTTTCGacaatattttttaaaccttttgaaacttttttcgaaaatattttttaaaccttaAAAAACTGTCAAACCTTCTGAAACTTGTTTtctcacacagtgaaatgagaggagagaggcttaGACAGAGTAGATTCAATCTAcatacaatagagtacagtagaatatacatttagtcatttagcagacgctcttatcccgaGGTGatatagtagagtcctcatcaagtattcATCAATGATACAActttttttatcttttttttaaacttctTTTAGAAAACattttcgaaaaaaaaaaaatcccacaaATTGTTCACCCTCCTGAACAGCAGAGGTCATGGTATCTGATGTCAGGAAGCAACACCAACTTTATGAAACTTTATTCTTCTACTTGAGGAAGATGAACTCTGTTGGGATCCTAGACCGGAGACCCGCTGACCTTCGCTGAAAGTGTTTATCAGGGCTGGACATGACATGACCTAAACATGCAGCCGGAAACAGTGACGCCTGGAGTTTTTAGGGAAATAAGGACTCAGGTTGGAGAGAGCAGGCGCACTGTAGATCATAAACACTAATACAGGCATGTGAATACACTGCTACTCCGTGTACATCGTATACTCTTAATTATCGATATATTTTTTCATAATTACTTTTCTTGCATGTCTACGTTAATGTCTTAACATTAGATGTAAGTAATGATGACAGAGGCACGAGAATAATATGGATGTATTCTGTAAATATAGCCTGTTCAGGAGTGCTCGAGCTGCATTGCTGTTTAATGACAGaagcggagggaggaggggaggagtgggaggagtgggagtaggggaggaggcgaggaggggaagaggcgaggaggggaggaggggaggaggggaggagtgggaggaggggaggaggcgaggaggggaagaggcgaggaggggaggaggggaccgtGCGTTGTGATGCTACCGGTGACGACACTTCGAACAGAGCATAGCCCAAGATTACCAAAGCCGACAGAGGAATCGGGGTTGTAGCAACATCCAGCAAGGCGACATCCAGATTACCGATCGGCCAGTGCACGCCGAGGCTGTTGTGATCACCGATCCGGCTTTGAGATGTTTCCGTGCGGCAGCAGGGCGTGCAGTCTCTCCGCTCTCGCCTCGCTGCTCCTGGCGGGGTTCGTGGCCGCCTCCTCAGATATGTTTGACAACCAGCTCGGTGACATCAATTACTGCAAGAAGCAATGCCAGATTACCGTCAAAAACAAAAGCCCCGCTAAAGTAAGTGGTCGGTTGTCTATCTTTTTGGTTACATCGTTATCGATCCGACGGGATTCAATGCAGTCCTTAAGGAGCTAATCGATTATCTATAGGATATGTTTGGTTAATGGTGATCCATGGAATCGTGAAACACAGTTAATCGTGATACAGCCTCTGGCAGCGTGTGTCTGGATGTGCTTTGTCAAACTGAACGGCATCCTCAGACACTCCGATATCATCTCTGCACAATCAGGCCGAAGATCTGGTCTCGTGACGCATCGTCCTCCGGAGCATTTCACAGCGCACCTGCACACGAGATGAGCGCTTTGCTTTTGTGCAAATGATGTTCAATATTCATGTTGAAACCTGGGTATTTAGACAACCCTTCAAAAAAACATATCAAAGTGTTATTCTGCTGAAATTAAAATTATGATATTGGTGTATTCTCTTTCCAACGATActaaaacacatttacagtagGCTATGCGGTATATTTATTAGGCTACATAAATGAAAGCGTACCGACGCATTAATCTTTACTGTGAGGATTCTCTGCTGTGATCGAGTCACTCGTCCCAGATAGCCTAACAGAAACCAGGTTtaatttcttcctcctcctcatcctccaccgccatcaccccctcctgctcctcgcaGACTCCAGGTGGGGATAATACGGCGTGTCGATGCGGAGCAGCAAATCAGATCGTAACCGCAGTCTAATAAACAAAACCCAGTTCGCCTCATCACAGACGTTGCACCATTAAACGGAAACCATGTGTTTTCATTTAGTGATGATGCGCGTGTAATACTTTATATTGTCCCTCGGTCTTCGCCCCCCGGTACATGCCAGGTTTATAGACCAGTCTATATATGAACACGGACAGCGAACTGCGAGGCAAATAACGCTTAATTATCGTCGCTATTAACAAGCAGCCCCAGTGAAAGGGAATGCAGAACACAGTAAAAAAGTCTGTAAAGCGTTCATAGTCGGTTTATGGGATCCTCGTATTTGTTCTTGCGGTTCTCTTACTGAGGGCGCTGTTTCGCTTGGGCGTACTTGAGGTGTTGCCGTGTGGGACCTGGAACAAGTTCTAGTCTGTGGGGGACAGACGATTTACTATCTTGCGCAAGGTTTGCACATGTGGCCTATTTCCGCAGCCAGTGCCGGTCCTTGCTATAggcgacgggggggggggggggggggggggtaggtaaACCTAGCGTAGGGCACCAAATGTGCTCGTAACGGCACTGTTCGCAGTTGTTTTCAGACGAGTCTTAATGCCCGTTTATCGTcagaacaataataaaaacattaacGCCAAATAAAACGTTCGTTGACTGAGAATTTGCATTAATTGAGCTTGTTAGTTTGGTTGTGTTGCTAACTTCTCGTTGTGTATTTGATACAGTTGTTTATGTCTCTGCAGGATGGCATCATGAACGCGTGCCACCGTGGCTGTCGTCTCTACTCTATCTGTCAGTTTGTCAACGGAAACGCTGGCTTCAACACCAGCAGAGAGGAGTGTCAGGGAGGTATGTCTGCCCCCCATAACCGCCCCGCTCCCTCCTACAACTGCCCCCCCTCTATAGCCCACACCCCAGTAGGCACATCAATAATTTGAGGCATTAATGTCAATGATGTCAGGCGATGGCCGAGAGTTGATATTGGTGATgaatgtatatatactgtatatatatatactatactCTGGTGTTCAGAGTCACGAGACTAGAGACACTGGCGTGTTGGATGAGATGCAACTAGtacattctctccccccccccccccagcctgtcaGGAGGCTTACAGGAAGCTGTTGGAGCAGCAGGCGTGCAGTGTGGGCTGTGCCAGCCAGCCCTCAGAACCAGAGATcaagaggaggaaggtgagacacacacacactcacacacacacactcacacacaaacacacctacactctcacacacacacacatattcacaagcATTAAAGGAAATGCTGACACGGCACACTCTAAAGCCAACAGccttcacacacaaacctcctacctacccacacacacacacacacacacacacacacagctcagaccTCTTTTACTGAGAGACATCCACCTCATCCTTTAACGCCCCCAGCTTAGCCCCCCTCCATcatagagcacacacacacacatccccctgtaactctccctcctccagctgaaGGCCCTGGCTCaccgcccccagcccccctccatcaTGGACACCATCTCCAGCTGGTGTAACGACATTGTCAGCTCCGCCCACAACTTCATCTCTTCCACCTGGACCTTCTACCTGCAGGCCGACGATGGCCACATGCTGGTCTtccaggtgagagggagagaggtagagagcgagagagagggagggagagatcgaTTCTAAACCGATTATCGATTCTAAACCGATTATCGATTATCAATTCTAAATCGAAATCAACAGGTGAATTACCTTCTCAAATTTTTTATAAgcgaaaaatatatatttttcacaAATATGACTTTCTATCAAGAATGCAAAAAAACAATGCAGCTTGCATTTCAACACAATATGGAAGTAGCCGCGTAAAAAAATATTAAACAgatttttcttttaaattaataAAGAAAAAGCTGCTCTTAGTCAATGAtaagaatacatttacattacatttagtcatttagcagacgctcttatccagagcgatttacagtaagtacagggacattcccccgaggcaagtagggtgaagtgccttgctcaaggacacaacgtcagttggcatgaccttcggattactagcccgattccctcaccgctcagccacctgactccctgaataAGAATCAGACTTCAAACACAAAATGCCCCTTTTCTTATGGGTAATGTAGAGTTGAAATATACAGTGCTTCGGTTGTTAGTTATAATGTTGTTGTTAAGGCCGGTGTGGCATGTTGATGATGACGtgcagagagagcgacagagagaaaggtgtgGAGAAAGGAAATAAACAGAGATTGTTGTTAGCTCCAAGAATGACCAGTTCTATGAGTTTTTGTCCAATACAACGAATATATTCAGGCCTTACACTTCGGATGCTACATTATAACTAACAAACGAAGCACTGTATATTTCAACTCTACATACGATAAAAACTTATAGAACTGGTAATTTTGGAGCTAACAACACACATGTTTAGTGCGCATGCGTGTGTAGCAGAGCATCAGCAGAGCCAGAGAGGAGAGTTTTCTGTTGCGTTCTGCAGCAGGCAGACtaatttaattaaaacaatTCCGATTATGATCTTTTCTGAATCGAGACAGAATCGTTCTAGAGAGAATCGAGAGAAATCGAAAAATCGATGGTGTAaaaaagtggtgtgtgtgtgaggatgagagagggtggtgagggagagagggggagagagagagagagagagagagagagagagagagggagaaagagagaggaggctacagggtttgagggggagagagtggtacACTCTTCATCTTAGTCTACTGCTAAATGACTGCATGGAACCCAATtgctgcatctgtgtgtgttcactgtttTGATTCACTgtcatattttgtgtgtgtgttaacccctACAGAGCCAGCCAGAGATGGAGTACTCCCTCCCAGAGCTGCAGGCTCCTCGCTCCAGCATGCAGGAGCCCCGTCCTCCCGGCCCTCCTGGTCCCCTCACCCACCCGGGTCCCCTCACCCACCCGGGTCCCCTCACCCACCCGGGTCCCCTCACCCAGAGGCCCCGcggtgagagggagagtgtgtgagagagagtgcaagagggagagtgtttgtgagtgtgtgtgagagaaagtgtgtatgaaagagagtgtgtgtttttctcttaCTTTCACTGTTGTGCTTCACTGtattgtgtgtgcaggtgtacgGGGTCATGGAGAGAAGGCagcagacaggctgggagggaaaAAGGCAGCTCAGCACCCAGACCAGCCCACCACTGAGCACGACCTGCTGGGCTGCATGTCCAGGTgagcagggctgggaggctgggagggtgtggggctggggggctgggagggtggggggctgggagggtggggggctgggagggtgggagggtgtggggctggggggctgggagggtggggggctgggagggtggggggctgggagggtgggagggtgtggggctggggggctgggagggtggggggctggggggctgggagggtggggggctgggaggctgggagggtggggggctggggggctgggagggtgggagggtgtggggctgggaggctgggagggtggggggctgggagagtgGATCTCTATTAAACATAACCGTAGTAAACACACTGTATTGtattcctgtttcctgtgtgtgtgctccaggaggTCAGGGCTTCCCAGGTGgatcctggctgtgtgtctgttcctctcCATCATGGTGATGCTCTGGCTCAGCTGTGCCAGCCTCGTCACCGCCCCAGAGCAGCACGTCAAGACTCAGGTAcaccatcatcacacacacactcaggtacaccatcacacacacacactcaggtacaccatcacacacacactcaggtacaccatcacacacacactcaggtacaccatcatcacacacacactcaggtacaccatcacacacacactcaggtacaccatcacacacacactcaggtacaccatcatcacacacacactcaggtacaccatcacacacacactcaggtacaccatcacacacacactcaggtacaccatcacacacacactcaggtacaccctcatcacacacacactcaggtacaccatcacacacacactcaggtacaccatcacacacacactcaggtacaccatcacacacacactcaggtacaccaTCACTGTTACGTACAGTAAACAGGGGGACgtaacaatcacacacacacacactcaggtacaccatcaccatcacacactcaggtacaccatcacacacacactcaggtacacaatcacacacacacactcaggtacacacacatatacagtaccagtcaaaagtttggacacattttcccattaattttgactggtactgtatattatacaaacacaaacatccacctgtgtgtgtgtgtgtacctgtgtgtgtgtatgtctcagcTGAGTATTAACGGAGATAAGGAGTTCCTGGACGACGTCCGGAAGGTCAGCCCCTCCCACCTGACCCCCGTCATCGCCGTGGCCGTCGACCAAtcagaggagggcgaggaggcgGGTCCTCTGCCTGTCAAGGTCGACCTCAACAAGACAGCTCTCTAAGGAACCAATAGAATCGCTTTGCTCTGGTTTCCCAGAGTAACCATGTCTACATCTCCTGTGGTAGACAGTTaaatagcaacacacacacacacacacacatactgacacacactaaccctgagaggaggacagagcagttacggtgtgtgtgagcatgtgtgtgtgtgtgtgtatttgctaaCATGATATCAAATCAATAAAATCAGGACTCCCAGTTGAAGCAGAGCCACCCTGCTCTCTAGGAACAGTAGTAATAACGTCATAATtcagtgtatttatttattcaagcTTGTGTGTTCAGGACCAGTATGTGTGGTAGAGTGAAGCCAGGTCATGTTCACCAGTAGATCACTGCTGCCCTGATcagtactgtactactgtactatcATGATCAATAACCTGATCAGTACTCTACTACAGTACTATCATGATCAATAACCTGATCAGTACTGTTCATCCCATGCTGTGCCCTGCGCTTTCTAATAGCCAGCTGTTTTACACAtggggggtgatgatgatgcgTACTGCAAAGTACCCCCCACCATCTTGGGCTGTTTCCAGATAAGCTGCTGTATCGTTAGCACCAGCCTTCATGTAACCATAGTAGTAATATGTAGTAATATGCTCCTGAGTAAACTCGGAGGTgggccctcctctcccatcctcctcccctcctctcctctcccatcctcctctcctccccatctcctctcccatcctcctcccctcctctcctccccatctcctctcccatcctcctcccctcctctcctctcccatcctactctcctccccatctcctctcccatcctcctcccctcctctcctctcccatcctactctcctccccatctcctctcccatcctcctcccctcctctcctctcccatcctactctcctccccatctcctctcccatcctcctcccctcctctcctctcccatcctactctccttcccatctcctctcccatcctcctcccctcctctcctccccatctcctcccctcctctcctcccctcacttcctcctcccctcctctcctcccctcctctcctcccctcacttcctcctcccctcacttcctcctcccctcctctcctcccctcacttcctcctcccctcctctcctcccctcacttcctcctcccctcccctcacttcctcctcccctcttcctcctcgtctcactcactccgtccccccccccccttctccaccaTCAGAGAAATTATTCTCCTTGCTCTTTTCTCTGCTGAGTTTCAGTGGAATAATAATACTGACAACATGACAACACGACCAATTAAAATGTTTTCATGTTAAACTGAGTAGATGTCTCTTTTCTGTTTCAgtacagtgtgcgtgtgtttacagtgtgtgtgtttacagtgtgcgtgtttacagtgtgtgtgtgtttacagtgtgtgtgtgtttacagtgtgtgtgtttacagtgtgtgtgtttacagtgtgtgtgtgtttactgtgtgtgtgtttacagtgtgtgtgtgtttacagtgtgtgtgtttacagtgtgtgtgtttacagtgtgcgtgtttacagtgtgtgtgtgtttacagtgtgtgtgtttacagtgtgtgtgtgtttactgtgtgtgtgtttacagtgtgtgtgtgtttacagtgtgtgagtttacagtgtgtgtgtgtttacagtgtgtgtgtttacagtgtgcgtgtttacagtgtgtgtgtgtttacagagtgtgtgtgtttacagtgtgtgtgtttacagtgtgtgagtttacagtgtgtgtgtgtttacagtatgtgtgtttacagtgtgcgtgtttacagtgtgtgtgtgtttacagtgtgtgtgtgtttacagtgtgcgtgtttacagtgtgtgtgtgtttacagtgtgtgtgtttacagtgtgtgagtttacagtgtgtgtgtgtttacagtgtgtgtgtttacagtgtgtgagtttacagtgtgtgtgtgtttacagtgtgtgtgtttacagtgtgtgtgtttacagtgtgtgagtttacagtgtgtgtgtgtttacagtgtgtgtgtgtttacagtgtgtgagtttacagtgtgtgtgtttacagtgtgtgagtttacagtgtgtgtgtgtttacagtgtgtgtgtttacagtgtgtgagtttacagtgtgtgtgtgtttacagtgtgtgagtttACAGTGTGTAAGTTTACAGTGtgcgtgtttacagtgtgtgtgtttacagtgtgtgtgtgtttacagtgtgtgtgtgtttactgtgtgtgtgtttacagtgtgtgtgtgtttacagtgtgtgtgtttacagtgtgtgtgtttacagtgtgcgtgtttacagtgtgtgtgtgtttacagtgtgtgtgtttactgtgtgtgtgtttacagtgtgtgtgtgtttacagtgtgtgagtttacagtgtgtgtgtgtttacagtgtgtgtgtgtttacagtgtgcgtgtttacagtgtgtgtgtgtttacagtgtgtgtgtttacagtgtgtgagtttacagtgtgtgtgtgtttacagtgtgtgtgtttacagtgtgtgagtttacagtgtgtgtgtgtttacagtgtgtgtgtttacagtgtgtgagtttacagtgtgtgtgtgtttacagtgtgtgtgtgtttacagtgtgtgagtttacagtgtgtgtgtttacagtgtgtgagtttacagtgtgtgtgtgtttacagtgtgtgtgtttacagtgtgtgagtttacagtgtgtgcgtgtttacagtgtgtgagtttacagtgtgtgtgtttacagtgtgtgcgtgtttacagtgtgcgtgtttacagtgtgtgcgtgtttacagtgtgtgtgagcgcagtAGCAGGGAGCTTCTAAAACATCTGGACATTTTTCCACAAACTTCCTACCCAActctcccacccccacacacacacttgacacacacacacctgacacac
The Osmerus eperlanus unplaced genomic scaffold, fOsmEpe2.1 SCAFFOLD_273, whole genome shotgun sequence genome window above contains:
- the tmem59l gene encoding transmembrane protein 59-like, coding for MFPCGSRACSLSALASLLLAGFVAASSDMFDNQLGDINYCKKQCQITVKNKSPAKDGIMNACHRGCRLYSICQFVNGNAGFNTSREECQGACQEAYRKLLEQQACSVGCASQPSEPEIKRRKLKALAHRPQPPSIMDTISSWCNDIVSSAHNFISSTWTFYLQADDGHMLVFQSQPEMEYSLPELQAPRSSMQEPRPPGPPGPLTHPGPLTHPGPLTHPGPLTQRPRGVRGHGEKAADRLGGKKAAQHPDQPTTEHDLLGCMSRRSGLPRWILAVCLFLSIMVMLWLSCASLVTAPEQHVKTQLSINGDKEFLDDVRKVSPSHLTPVIAVAVDQSEEGEEAGPLPVKVDLNKTAL